A section of the Chitinivibrionales bacterium genome encodes:
- a CDS encoding glycoside hydrolase family 88 protein, with protein sequence MINNNAKNILFIAIIFLARYSFPDEFSPDSITSIMRKVAHYRLQGGIQKLGDGFVSHWDWDDGAYMTGVMAVYRRTLDQNYLDSVKAWAGAKNWQTPNDAGLSRNPDNQCIYQSMCEAYLVNPAPANDYMIAMWKANYHLNYDNPYSQWYWCDALYMAPPAISMLGAITDSAKYWDTLSVQWWYWAGQLYSPQYHLYWRDAGYKTQTSPNGKPVFWGPGEAWVLGGTARVLKYMPLSYGKRDTLVRQFREQCAAILPLQQGDGLWTTSLLDSTDFPDHETSCTAFFCLALAWGINNGVLDKATFEQPMRKAWSGLVSNVSAADGRLQRCQGVSSAPGSVGVSNSSAEGEGAFLLAGEEMYNYVTGQVNTVAMKSPVMKKGEDGSARLMVRVAGQRFIKPQGAKVYDVYGRLIDRNAASRTKATGAVIIQ encoded by the coding sequence ATGATCAACAATAATGCAAAAAATATTTTATTTATCGCTATTATTTTTCTTGCTCGATATTCCTTTCCCGATGAATTCTCTCCCGACTCCATCACGTCCATCATGAGAAAAGTCGCCCATTACCGTCTCCAGGGCGGCATCCAGAAGCTCGGCGACGGTTTCGTTTCGCACTGGGACTGGGACGACGGCGCGTACATGACCGGCGTCATGGCGGTGTACCGGCGCACCCTTGACCAGAACTACCTCGACAGCGTCAAGGCATGGGCGGGCGCGAAGAACTGGCAGACGCCGAACGACGCCGGCCTTTCGCGCAACCCGGACAACCAGTGCATCTACCAGAGCATGTGCGAAGCGTATCTGGTGAACCCGGCGCCGGCGAACGACTACATGATCGCGATGTGGAAGGCGAATTACCACCTCAATTACGACAACCCCTACAGCCAGTGGTACTGGTGCGACGCGCTCTACATGGCGCCGCCCGCCATTTCCATGCTCGGCGCGATCACCGACAGCGCGAAATACTGGGACACGCTGTCGGTGCAGTGGTGGTATTGGGCGGGCCAACTGTATTCCCCGCAGTACCATCTTTACTGGCGCGACGCCGGGTACAAGACGCAGACCAGCCCCAACGGCAAGCCCGTGTTCTGGGGGCCGGGCGAGGCCTGGGTGCTCGGCGGCACGGCGCGGGTGCTCAAATACATGCCCTTGTCATATGGGAAACGCGACACCCTTGTGCGGCAATTCAGGGAGCAGTGCGCCGCGATCCTGCCGCTGCAGCAGGGCGACGGCCTGTGGACCACGAGCCTGCTCGACAGCACCGACTTTCCCGACCATGAGACGAGCTGCACCGCGTTTTTCTGCCTTGCCCTGGCGTGGGGCATCAATAACGGTGTTCTTGACAAAGCGACATTCGAACAGCCCATGAGAAAAGCCTGGAGCGGACTCGTGAGCAACGTGAGTGCGGCCGACGGCAGGCTGCAACGCTGCCAGGGCGTCTCGTCCGCGCCGGGAAGCGTGGGCGTGAGCAACTCGAGCGCGGAGGGTGAAGGCGCGTTTCTGCTGGCGGGGGAGGAGATGTACAACTACGTGACCGGGCAGGTGAATACGGTTGCAATGAAATCACCGGTGATGAAAAAGGGCGAAGACGGATCGGCAAGGCTGATGGTCAGGGTTGCGGGGCAGCGGTTCATCAAGCCGCAAGGCGCCAAGGTTTATGACGTGTATGGAAGATTGATAGATAGGAATGCGGCGTCACGGACAAAGGCGACGGGAGCGGTGATAATTCAATAG
- a CDS encoding TIGR02147 family protein produces the protein MEKIFKYIDYRKFLLDYYNEKKSTTRFFSYRYFSNKAGIKSPVFLKQVIEGERNLTLQTMDKFILALSLNKKEAVFFRHLVQFNQATMAYEKQEHYSVMLSMMDYVNEHRLTADQYIYFDKWYNSAVRELVCLRDFRDNWELIAKSLRPAISPRDAKNAVQLLLRLNLIKKQKNGAYRQVNSAITSGSDVVSLARRSFNSTMLLLARDSNESLPPDTRNISGITMGISEACYEVLLAELAAFKERVISIVNRDENSNRVYQFNFQIFPLSQDVSNIGTHDKGKTV, from the coding sequence ATGGAAAAGATCTTCAAATACATTGACTACCGCAAATTCCTCCTCGACTACTACAACGAGAAAAAGAGCACCACGCGTTTCTTCTCATACCGCTACTTTTCCAACAAGGCGGGAATCAAGTCGCCGGTGTTCCTCAAGCAGGTGATCGAGGGCGAGCGCAACCTCACCCTGCAGACCATGGACAAGTTCATCCTCGCGCTCAGCCTCAACAAGAAGGAGGCCGTGTTCTTCCGCCACCTGGTGCAGTTCAACCAGGCCACCATGGCGTACGAGAAGCAGGAGCATTACAGCGTCATGCTGTCGATGATGGACTACGTGAACGAGCACCGTCTCACCGCCGACCAGTATATTTATTTCGACAAGTGGTACAACAGCGCGGTGCGGGAGCTCGTGTGCCTGCGCGATTTCCGCGACAACTGGGAGCTGATTGCGAAAAGCCTGCGGCCCGCCATTTCGCCGCGCGACGCCAAGAATGCGGTCCAATTGCTGCTGAGGCTCAACTTGATCAAGAAACAGAAGAACGGCGCCTACCGGCAGGTGAATTCGGCCATCACGAGCGGCAGCGACGTGGTGTCGCTGGCGCGGCGCTCGTTCAACAGCACCATGCTCCTGCTCGCCCGCGACTCCAACGAATCGCTGCCGCCCGACACAAGAAATATTTCGGGCATCACCATGGGCATCTCCGAGGCCTGCTACGAGGTGCTGCTCGCCGAGCTCGCGGCGTTCAAGGAGCGCGTGATCTCCATTGTCAACCGCGACGAGAACAGCAACAGGGTGTACCAGTTCAACTTCCAGATCTTCCCGCTCAGCCAGGACGTCTCGAACATCGGCACGCACGACAAGGGGAAAACGGTATGA
- a CDS encoding SPFH domain-containing protein has translation MMDAIHSFWTAVLVIFFIIVFFNGIRIVRPTYRGLIERLGKYNRFAMPGFHWIIPFIERMFKVNVTEQMVDSGPREMITNDNLNAVVDSQVYFKVKADEENVKASQYNVNNVNLQIVALAKTTLRNIIGTLTLKSANSERGRINEDLHKVLIKETQTWGIDIVRTELKEIDPPKDVQETMNKIVKAENEKLAAIDYATATETSADGEKRAAIKKAEGIKQARILEAEGEAEAIRLVNEAANKYFTGNAQVLKRLEVVQSSLQDNAKVVVPANTELVNVIGDLAGLTPVKVGRDKMQV, from the coding sequence ATGATGGACGCCATTCATTCTTTCTGGACAGCCGTCCTCGTCATTTTTTTCATCATCGTATTTTTTAACGGCATACGCATTGTCCGGCCCACCTACCGCGGACTCATCGAGCGGCTGGGCAAATACAACCGTTTCGCCATGCCGGGGTTCCATTGGATCATCCCGTTCATCGAACGCATGTTCAAGGTCAATGTCACGGAGCAGATGGTGGACTCGGGGCCGCGCGAGATGATCACCAACGACAACCTCAACGCCGTGGTCGATTCCCAGGTGTATTTCAAGGTGAAGGCCGACGAGGAGAACGTGAAGGCTTCGCAGTATAACGTGAACAACGTCAACCTGCAGATCGTCGCGCTCGCAAAGACCACGCTCCGCAACATCATCGGCACGCTCACGCTCAAGTCGGCCAACAGCGAGCGCGGCAGGATCAACGAGGATCTGCACAAGGTGCTCATCAAGGAAACGCAGACCTGGGGCATCGACATCGTGCGCACCGAGCTCAAGGAGATCGACCCGCCCAAGGACGTGCAGGAGACCATGAACAAGATCGTGAAGGCCGAAAACGAGAAGCTCGCCGCGATCGACTACGCGACCGCCACCGAAACTTCGGCCGACGGCGAAAAACGGGCCGCCATCAAAAAGGCCGAGGGCATCAAGCAGGCGCGCATCCTCGAGGCCGAGGGCGAGGCGGAGGCCATACGACTGGTGAACGAGGCGGCGAACAAATATTTCACTGGCAACGCGCAGGTGCTTAAACGCCTCGAGGTGGTGCAGAGCTCGCTGCAGGACAACGCAAAGGTCGTGGTTCCGGCGAACACGGAGCTGGTGAACGTGATCGGCGACCTGGCCGGCCTGACGCCGGTTAAGGTGGGACGGGACAAAATGCAGGTTTAG
- a CDS encoding DUF6600 domain-containing protein, with protein MRILKILFITAACGAVSLVHAQTQVDELIKLKQSGVDDDVLIAYVQSAPPGPALNADDIVVLRGAGISNAVIAEALRHAHAKPPAGQSAVESTAPQPQENVDQTEFEEALNPYGSWVWIDGVRYWRPAAEVGNPGWAPYMSSGHWVYTDLGWTWVSDYPWGWAPFHYGRWLHHGTYGWVWWPDVTWGPAWVRWRTGDEYCGWAPLPPFTVFVPNHGFFYHGRFVPDDFEFGLAANDFFFVPSRHFCDKDVFACRLDIRQRHIAYKKTVYIRDNYAVNNGRVIGRGPSADFVARVTRTVVRPLAVETRVVEKTGPHFRGITVSAGKLVVERPRVAVKVPLASPPSGSKATNPPHQERAAVNAPRDEGRPNRQDGNAVEKTTERKSPDANAAPRQNEKKQEGKDEGDREHRDR; from the coding sequence ATGAGAATACTGAAAATCCTTTTTATCACCGCCGCATGCGGAGCGGTCTCGCTGGTCCACGCGCAGACGCAGGTGGACGAGCTCATCAAGCTCAAACAGTCGGGCGTGGACGACGATGTCCTCATCGCGTACGTCCAGAGCGCGCCGCCGGGTCCGGCGCTCAACGCCGACGACATCGTGGTGCTGAGGGGCGCCGGGATATCGAACGCGGTGATCGCCGAGGCGCTGCGGCACGCTCATGCGAAGCCGCCCGCCGGACAGAGCGCCGTCGAAAGCACGGCGCCCCAGCCGCAGGAAAACGTGGATCAGACCGAGTTCGAAGAGGCCCTCAACCCCTACGGCTCATGGGTATGGATCGACGGCGTGCGCTACTGGCGGCCAGCCGCCGAAGTGGGCAATCCCGGCTGGGCTCCTTATATGTCAAGCGGCCACTGGGTATATACCGACCTCGGCTGGACATGGGTCTCCGATTATCCCTGGGGCTGGGCGCCGTTCCATTACGGCAGGTGGCTGCACCACGGCACGTACGGATGGGTATGGTGGCCCGACGTGACCTGGGGGCCGGCCTGGGTGCGGTGGCGCACGGGCGACGAATACTGCGGCTGGGCGCCCCTGCCGCCGTTCACAGTTTTCGTGCCGAACCACGGGTTCTTTTATCACGGCCGCTTTGTGCCCGACGATTTTGAATTCGGTCTCGCGGCCAACGATTTCTTCTTCGTGCCGTCCCGGCACTTTTGCGACAAAGACGTGTTTGCCTGCCGGCTTGACATACGGCAGCGCCACATCGCCTATAAAAAGACCGTTTACATCAGGGACAACTACGCGGTCAACAACGGCCGCGTCATCGGCCGCGGGCCGTCGGCGGACTTTGTCGCGCGCGTCACGCGCACCGTGGTCAGGCCCCTCGCGGTGGAGACGCGCGTCGTGGAAAAAACGGGCCCGCATTTCCGCGGGATTACCGTTTCGGCGGGAAAACTGGTGGTTGAGCGGCCGCGTGTCGCGGTAAAGGTGCCGCTGGCGTCCCCGCCTTCGGGCTCAAAGGCAACGAATCCTCCGCACCAGGAGCGAGCAGCGGTCAATGCACCGAGGGATGAGGGCAGGCCGAACCGGCAGGACGGAAACGCGGTGGAAAAAACGACGGAGCGAAAATCACCGGATGCCAACGCCGCGCCCCGGCAGAACGAGAAAAAGCAAGAGGGCAAGGACGAAGGGGACAGGGAGCATCGGGACCGCTAA
- a CDS encoding di-heme oxidoredictase family protein: MSKTKRAVLPACILACSFFTIAPAVTYNFVHINFFTQDVSENASGAVFKYFPFKSSDEKAVISGVSLNYIKSNAPLVTVAMTKAGDYYTATVPAPAYTQIDFYYTLVCSPLVGTGTFSDDTKWFTKILGQPFTPSPKLPLTVTASGRFRDRHENEYRSDNFPNAYFTNTAYMLSFKDYGDSIEFAVFPAMNSSALEFHAFNHSVVDSICVRAEFALNMGAANLLINQHTGPDPKFPSGSPFGPSVQWYTTTVAAVSVGELVDFELLLTDPAGTRSYTTALNRYYVGSGKLGQRFQHPWANPAGDASISYITQPSYGFTQHCVNAGWGRSPDFLSGKALFDTDWKTGNLKNFPSDPDCNGSQVISPVDKSPFYAAGSLGPGYLQASCYECHVQAGAGHTADSAGDSLQAMVLLGVRQQGGIAPHPVYGDVLQCKAASGAAGDGQVKVSYTPVNGTFSDGEAYTLRKPAVSFVNMTKGPLDSTVVFSYRVSPLVCGAGLLEAVPEDSILVRADSSDRDGDGISGRANYAIDPVDGVRKLGRFGWKASVPSLKGEIAYLANRCIGLTSGYFPADSGGAAGAELSDSGLALLLTYAALCVPPPRGNWQDSSAIRGKALFENAGCVKCHVPAMHTGTSSQFPELNNLEIQPFTDLLLHDMGAGLADDYSQENASGSQWRTPPLWGIGFNGDAGGRESYLHDGRAQSIMEAVLWHDGEAKKAKTAVLAFSAQQRGDLVAFCKYPFADRLPRPLPSPVLPRMNSSMSSQGAFSCSPNPARRFTQFFIASSIFTLQGPLVLHIYNLRGQCVFSKAISAKINSIKWDVTGCESGTYFAFLSARNTSYRKEIVVMK; the protein is encoded by the coding sequence ATGTCGAAAACAAAAAGAGCCGTCCTTCCTGCATGCATCCTCGCATGTTCATTTTTCACTATTGCTCCGGCGGTCACCTACAATTTTGTCCATATAAATTTTTTCACCCAGGACGTTTCCGAGAACGCTTCCGGCGCCGTGTTCAAATATTTCCCGTTCAAATCCTCGGACGAAAAGGCCGTTATTTCGGGTGTCTCGCTTAATTATATAAAAAGCAACGCGCCGCTTGTCACCGTTGCCATGACAAAAGCCGGCGACTATTACACCGCGACCGTGCCGGCGCCGGCCTATACACAGATTGACTTTTACTACACCCTTGTCTGCTCGCCGCTTGTCGGAACAGGGACTTTTTCCGACGACACCAAATGGTTCACTAAAATTCTCGGGCAGCCTTTTACGCCCTCGCCGAAACTGCCGCTCACCGTGACGGCGAGCGGACGGTTCAGGGACCGCCACGAGAACGAGTACCGGTCGGACAATTTTCCCAACGCTTATTTCACGAACACGGCGTATATGTTGTCTTTCAAGGATTACGGTGACAGCATCGAGTTCGCCGTGTTTCCCGCCATGAACAGTTCCGCGCTCGAATTCCACGCGTTCAATCACAGCGTGGTTGATTCGATATGCGTACGCGCCGAGTTCGCGCTGAACATGGGCGCTGCAAATCTCCTCATCAACCAGCACACCGGGCCCGACCCGAAATTCCCCTCGGGGTCGCCGTTCGGTCCGAGCGTCCAATGGTACACCACCACGGTTGCCGCGGTGTCGGTCGGCGAGCTGGTCGATTTCGAGCTCCTCCTCACTGATCCGGCCGGGACTCGCAGTTACACAACGGCGCTCAACCGTTACTATGTGGGGAGCGGAAAACTCGGGCAGCGGTTTCAGCACCCCTGGGCCAACCCGGCCGGCGACGCGTCGATAAGCTACATCACCCAGCCCAGCTACGGTTTCACCCAGCATTGCGTCAACGCGGGCTGGGGCAGGTCGCCTGATTTCCTTTCGGGCAAGGCGCTGTTCGACACCGATTGGAAAACGGGCAACCTGAAAAATTTCCCCAGCGACCCGGACTGCAACGGAAGCCAGGTGATTTCCCCTGTTGACAAGAGCCCCTTTTACGCCGCCGGCAGCCTTGGACCCGGTTATCTTCAGGCGAGCTGCTATGAATGCCACGTTCAAGCAGGCGCGGGCCACACGGCCGACAGCGCGGGAGATTCCCTGCAGGCCATGGTGCTGCTGGGAGTGCGGCAGCAGGGCGGTATCGCGCCGCACCCGGTCTACGGGGACGTGCTGCAATGCAAGGCGGCCAGCGGCGCCGCGGGGGACGGCCAGGTCAAGGTGTCGTACACCCCCGTGAACGGCACGTTTAGCGACGGCGAGGCCTACACCCTGCGCAAGCCGGCTGTCTCTTTTGTCAATATGACCAAGGGGCCTCTCGACAGCACCGTCGTCTTTTCCTACCGCGTCAGCCCCTTGGTTTGCGGGGCGGGACTGCTCGAAGCGGTGCCCGAAGACAGCATCCTGGTCCGCGCCGACTCGAGCGACCGGGACGGCGACGGGATTTCGGGCCGTGCGAATTACGCGATAGACCCTGTTGACGGCGTGCGAAAGCTCGGCAGGTTCGGCTGGAAGGCGTCGGTCCCCAGCCTCAAGGGCGAAATTGCATACCTCGCCAACCGGTGCATCGGACTCACCAGCGGCTATTTTCCCGCGGACAGCGGCGGCGCTGCCGGCGCGGAACTTTCCGACAGCGGTCTCGCCCTGCTGCTGACGTATGCGGCCCTGTGCGTGCCGCCGCCGCGCGGCAACTGGCAGGATTCCTCGGCCATCCGCGGCAAAGCGCTTTTCGAAAACGCGGGCTGCGTCAAATGCCATGTGCCGGCGATGCACACCGGAACATCAAGCCAATTTCCCGAACTCAACAACCTTGAGATCCAGCCGTTCACCGACCTCCTGCTCCATGACATGGGCGCCGGCCTTGCCGACGATTACAGCCAGGAAAACGCGTCGGGCAGCCAGTGGCGTACGCCGCCGCTGTGGGGGATCGGATTCAATGGCGATGCGGGCGGCAGGGAAAGTTATCTCCACGACGGCCGGGCCCAAAGCATCATGGAGGCGGTGCTGTGGCACGACGGAGAGGCGAAAAAAGCGAAGACCGCGGTGCTCGCCTTTTCCGCGCAGCAGCGCGGCGACCTCGTCGCATTTTGCAAATATCCGTTCGCCGACCGGCTGCCCCGGCCGCTCCCCAGTCCCGTTCTTCCCCGGATGAATTCCTCTATGTCATCGCAGGGGGCATTCTCATGCTCCCCGAACCCGGCGCGCCGTTTCACACAATTCTTCATTGCATCGTCGATTTTCACCTTGCAGGGTCCGCTTGTCCTGCATATTTACAACCTGAGAGGACAATGTGTTTTTTCCAAGGCCATTTCGGCGAAGATAAATTCGATAAAATGGGACGTTACCGGATGCGAATCGGGCACGTATTTCGCGTTTCTCTCGGCACGAAACACGTCTTACAGAAAAGAAATCGTTGTGATGAAATGA
- a CDS encoding serine/threonine-protein kinase codes for MDNRENHIIVKNMATMPGAVAPVPLPDGKQQIPLGSGVITKLLGQGGMAAVYEIWNAQLEMYRAVKIINPGATETVQQRFQTEIKISAKLSHPNIVEIHGVGEWNGLPYIEMEKIDGIGLDKLIAERGALPPSVCTAIGIMICRALNYAHNQDCSIYGKNYHGVIHRDLKPANIMICNNGIVKLMDFGIARPADVSFHTMDGLVAGTLQYLAPEQLEKKKLDETTDLYALGVTMYEVVTGIVAFPQTSFPRLIADKTKNKFKPLEEYHIRLPGRLRRIIYKCMEQDPANRVPSAAALLDELHKIHANITGRTPEEVMAAQIAIGGGKKVVAAERRRFPWKPLAAALVVALLGAAGYRYLWPQYKLFMDRRAAARVPSVTVPVPKPVVPSPAETLAAAKPSVSEPAAMPAHRKEFPSVKTSARPAEEKPAPRPAKAASQVELLQEKYGTDDLLVIMENELKAKNYQTILGLYDMLSQEQAHTAQALIFKLRALEKTQNTGRLAQFLESNNIGDGEFLLAKAKFAFKNQRYDDCKKLLSQCMNLPHAFIDYDLLKQEVYYYTALCATAEFDASPTEQTYKEALDSWWQLRTALRGNPDHEYNKKAVSELQRMAKKMQKG; via the coding sequence ATGGACAATCGCGAAAACCATATCATCGTGAAAAATATGGCAACGATGCCCGGTGCGGTGGCCCCTGTACCGTTGCCCGACGGCAAGCAGCAGATTCCGCTTGGCTCAGGAGTCATCACAAAGCTTTTGGGTCAGGGCGGCATGGCCGCGGTTTACGAAATATGGAACGCGCAGCTCGAGATGTACCGCGCCGTAAAAATCATCAACCCAGGCGCCACCGAGACAGTGCAGCAGCGCTTCCAGACCGAAATAAAAATCAGCGCAAAGCTGAGCCATCCCAACATCGTGGAAATCCACGGCGTGGGAGAATGGAACGGCCTGCCCTACATCGAAATGGAAAAAATCGACGGCATCGGCCTCGACAAGCTCATCGCCGAGCGCGGTGCGCTGCCCCCCTCTGTCTGCACCGCCATCGGCATCATGATCTGCCGGGCGCTCAACTACGCGCACAACCAGGACTGCTCCATTTACGGCAAGAACTACCACGGCGTGATCCACCGCGACCTCAAGCCCGCCAACATCATGATTTGCAACAACGGCATCGTCAAGCTCATGGACTTCGGCATCGCGCGGCCCGCCGACGTCTCGTTCCACACCATGGACGGCCTGGTCGCGGGAACGCTGCAGTACCTGGCGCCTGAGCAGCTCGAGAAAAAAAAGCTCGACGAAACCACCGACCTCTACGCGCTCGGCGTAACCATGTACGAGGTCGTCACGGGCATCGTGGCGTTCCCGCAAACGAGTTTTCCCAGGCTCATCGCCGACAAAACAAAAAACAAGTTCAAGCCCCTCGAGGAATACCACATCAGGCTTCCGGGCCGTCTGCGCCGCATCATTTACAAATGCATGGAGCAGGACCCCGCGAACCGCGTGCCCTCCGCGGCCGCCCTGCTCGACGAACTGCACAAGATACACGCGAACATCACCGGCAGGACCCCCGAGGAGGTCATGGCGGCGCAGATCGCCATCGGGGGCGGAAAAAAGGTGGTAGCGGCGGAGCGCCGGCGCTTCCCGTGGAAGCCGCTGGCGGCGGCGCTCGTGGTGGCGCTGCTTGGCGCCGCCGGATACCGGTACCTGTGGCCGCAATACAAGCTTTTCATGGACCGCAGGGCGGCCGCCCGCGTCCCCAGCGTCACCGTGCCCGTTCCGAAACCGGTGGTGCCTTCGCCAGCCGAGACGCTTGCCGCGGCAAAACCTTCGGTGTCCGAACCGGCGGCAATGCCGGCGCACAGAAAAGAATTCCCTTCAGTCAAGACATCGGCCCGCCCGGCGGAAGAAAAGCCTGCGCCCAGACCGGCAAAGGCCGCCTCGCAGGTGGAGCTGCTGCAGGAAAAATACGGCACCGACGACCTCCTTGTGATCATGGAAAACGAGCTCAAGGCCAAGAATTACCAGACCATCCTCGGCCTCTACGACATGCTCTCCCAGGAGCAGGCGCACACGGCGCAGGCGCTCATCTTCAAGCTGCGCGCGCTCGAGAAGACGCAGAACACGGGGCGGCTCGCCCAGTTTCTCGAGAGCAACAATATCGGCGACGGGGAATTCCTGCTTGCAAAGGCGAAATTTGCCTTTAAAAACCAGCGCTACGACGATTGCAAAAAGCTGCTTTCGCAATGCATGAACCTCCCGCACGCCTTCATCGACTACGACCTGCTGAAGCAGGAGGTGTACTATTACACCGCGCTGTGCGCCACCGCGGAGTTCGACGCGAGCCCCACGGAGCAGACCTACAAGGAGGCGCTCGATTCGTGGTGGCAGCTGCGCACCGCGCTGCGCGGCAACCCGGACCACGAATACAACAAAAAGGCCGTTTCCGAGCTGCAGCGCATGGCGAAGAAGATGCAAAAAGGATGA
- a CDS encoding DUF2341 domain-containing protein — translation MRALFFALCAAACLCWCLCTAVTLTGGTSSSENAKVKGAIIDTAGAPAAGAHVLLIPAGFNPATDTAEKKITRDTTDAGGSYSFASVAPGTYNIMANNPVFGTSLLITGIECKKKDTVTVSTGTLKPSGTVVVALGTPAGASGAAVYIPGTTCLKSVPASATSVVLDSVPPGSIPAIMMKNLGAPADTLKSNVTVIPKDTTYLIFSAKLVINTSATGANVQNAVTHFPLLVRLSAADVDFSKFRPDGGDVRFAKADGTPLNYEIAQWDTALKQAALWVSVDTVLGGSSDQFITMTWGFSGKTSASKSSAVFDTGFGFSGVYHLEEAGSAPFKDATQNNAVGANFMTALDRTGIAGAGRDFNGTDYILVSKQILPMAANDFTIALWLNPRRERCVIVSKDTAIAQDSCAKRLYLGDAAADSSGLHPSFGGKGSGAAVSDAALSLNEWHHLVFSWSQASKTASFFIDGVKTGVESNTFAACPDNPKDRVIFGYDGAYLFGYCDEIHISKAARSDDWVKLSYENQRPDQKLVSIVK, via the coding sequence ATGAGAGCGCTGTTTTTCGCCCTGTGCGCGGCCGCATGCCTCTGCTGGTGCCTGTGCACCGCCGTGACGCTCACGGGCGGCACCAGCTCATCCGAAAACGCAAAAGTAAAGGGCGCAATCATCGACACGGCCGGCGCGCCCGCGGCCGGCGCGCACGTGCTGCTCATCCCGGCGGGGTTCAACCCGGCGACAGACACCGCGGAAAAAAAGATCACCCGCGACACCACCGACGCCGGCGGATCGTATTCGTTCGCCAGCGTGGCGCCCGGCACCTACAACATCATGGCGAACAACCCGGTTTTCGGAACCTCCCTGCTCATCACGGGCATCGAATGCAAAAAGAAAGATACCGTCACCGTCTCGACGGGCACGCTCAAGCCGTCCGGCACCGTGGTCGTCGCGCTCGGGACCCCGGCCGGCGCGTCGGGCGCGGCCGTTTACATTCCGGGAACAACGTGCTTGAAGAGCGTTCCCGCGTCCGCCACCTCCGTGGTGCTGGATTCGGTGCCGCCGGGAAGCATTCCCGCCATCATGATGAAAAACCTTGGCGCGCCGGCCGATACGCTCAAGAGCAACGTCACGGTAATTCCAAAGGATACAACGTATCTGATCTTCTCCGCAAAACTCGTCATCAACACGTCGGCGACGGGCGCGAATGTCCAGAACGCGGTGACGCATTTCCCGCTGCTGGTGAGGCTCTCCGCGGCGGACGTTGACTTTTCGAAGTTCCGGCCCGACGGCGGGGACGTCCGGTTCGCAAAGGCGGACGGCACGCCGCTCAATTACGAAATCGCGCAATGGGACACCGCGCTCAAGCAGGCCGCCCTCTGGGTCTCCGTCGACACCGTGCTCGGCGGCTCGTCCGACCAATTCATCACCATGACATGGGGATTTTCCGGCAAAACGAGCGCGTCAAAAAGCAGCGCCGTGTTCGACACGGGCTTCGGCTTTTCCGGCGTGTATCACCTCGAGGAGGCCGGGTCCGCGCCGTTCAAGGACGCCACGCAGAACAACGCCGTCGGCGCGAATTTCATGACCGCACTTGACCGCACCGGAATCGCGGGCGCGGGCCGTGACTTCAACGGCACGGATTACATTCTGGTAAGTAAACAGATTCTCCCCATGGCCGCAAACGACTTCACCATTGCCCTGTGGCTCAACCCGCGCCGGGAGCGCTGTGTCATCGTGTCGAAAGACACCGCCATCGCCCAGGACTCCTGCGCCAAGCGGCTGTACCTCGGCGACGCGGCGGCTGATTCAAGCGGGCTGCATCCGTCGTTCGGCGGAAAAGGAAGCGGCGCCGCCGTTTCGGACGCGGCGCTGTCGCTCAACGAATGGCACCATCTCGTTTTCTCATGGAGCCAGGCCTCGAAAACGGCGTCGTTCTTCATCGACGGCGTGAAGACCGGCGTGGAATCCAACACGTTTGCGGCCTGTCCCGACAACCCCAAGGACCGGGTCATTTTCGGGTACGACGGGGCATACCTGTTCGGCTATTGCGACGAAATACACATTTCGAAGGCCGCCCGTTCGGACGACTGGGTGAAGCTGTCGTACGAGAACCAGCGGCCGGACCAGAAACTTGTCTCAATTGTAAAGTGA